A window of Sorex araneus isolate mSorAra2 chromosome 3, mSorAra2.pri, whole genome shotgun sequence genomic DNA:
tctcattcccctcatcctgaaagagcctccaatgcagcatcgttgggaaggacaagtaaagagaggcttctaaaatctcaaggctaggatgaatggtgacgttactgagaccactcgagaaattcgacaatcaatgggatgatgatgatgatgatgatgatgatgatgatgatgatgatgatgatgatgatgatgatgatgatgacgatatATGATCATTTTTGAGTACTGTCTTTGAAGGAGAATCTCCTTCAGTACTCTCTTCTTTCCCTGGATAGTAGCAGATGCAGGCACATATCTATAAGGCATCAAGGAGCAGCTTTGGGTCTTCACACCTTCTCTTGGTATACTGGGACTGCTGATCTTTCAGGCTGCCTATCGGTCCATGCTCATGATAACCTGAACTTTACGATTGCTGCCCATTATGAAGTCTATGAACTCTGTATCCATTTCAGGATAATCCAGTCTTCCAATCCTCATGTCTCTCAACACATTTACACCACAAGCCTGGTAATACATAGGTGCTCTGCCTCTGGAAaacccaatttaaaattttacaacttcacacacacacacacacacacacacacacacacacacactgcatttaCCTCTTACTTATTTCACATTTGTATGTACCTTCTTAGCAAACTGTCCTcttatatcagaccaaataaaatcagttattttattttttattttgttgcttgtaTTACTCATGTCTCTCCAGGAACATCATTCTAGAATATAATCTCATTAAGTACCAGTGCTTTGGCTGCCTTATTGAGCACACCTAACCAGTTCTTAGAATAGTGACTGGCATACACATACATTATTACAGGTATTCTTTCAATGTCCAACAATAAGTGAGATTAGATTGCTGGATGATAGTCAGACCACTGACCATGGGATATAAAGGTTCCAAATTAGGACCAATTGGGCATTAAAGAAGCTTAATTGGCCTAGGAACAATCAGGGTTTATCTTTACATATGCCCCCAAATCCCATCCAATGACCTTCCCCCTGTCAAAGGAAAGACTTGACTATGAAACCATTATCCAACTGAGCTCAGCACTCTGTACAAATTGAGAAACTGTTGCCATCCACCCCTTTGTGACATGATGCCCCACCCATCCTATGTCAACAACTGACTCATGACCAATAGGAAGGCTTTAAGATTCTATTGGATGGTTCCGGTGGGAAAGCTGCAGTTTTCAGATGCCAATTGACTAGGGCAGAATCAGAAAGACCGTACATATCAAAAGGGAGGTAGACtttatggaagaaagaaagaggaaactaAGGAATAGATAAAAACAAATCATTAATTCTGCTTAGTCTCACTGAGCACTAATTGAatgctaaaaattttattttaatatcgaGTTTTAGTCAAGGTCTCGATAGATCAGAGATTAGTTTTCAGGATAATTATTATGCACCTTTATACATGCTTGTGGTGCCTTAGAGAAAGCAGATAATGCTAGAATAGAAAAGGACTTAGGAACAATTTGACAACTACTTTTAAATTTCTTAGCTTGTATTATTACAGCAGCATAACCAGATCATGAGTAAAATAATAGGGTTGGATTTTGTTGTGGCCAAATTttaggagtgggagggaggaaacTAACATCATTCTTGTATTCACTGACTCTTGGCTAGTTAAGTTTATATGTGAATGAACTTATTTTCCAATTCATTAGAATCTTCTTTTCTTGTATCTTAGGGAACCTACAATGGAAGAACACACAGAAGACCAACTAGATTATGAGTAAGTAACCATGATTATGCACAGCCACATGTTGGGAGGGTGGTATGAAGCATGTCTGTTATTGCTATCTTCCCTCATATTCCAACTTTTATTCCTTTCCTCCACTCTTTTCTATCTCTGAATGCCCTTTGCCCCAAGTATGTCATTTCCTAGGAGGCAATAACTACTATTAATTTCCCATCCAAGCCATCCATTCTAGagcataattttcttttccaaaatatcTCATTCCTTCTCATAATAAAAGTCCCATTTCAAAGGCAAATCAGTGAATTAAAATATGAAGAATATCAAAAACTGCCAATTCCTTATCTCTAGCTATTTAATTCAAATTTACTACGAAAATATGTTTGTACACCTGCAAGTTAATGcctagatacacacaaacacacacacacaaacacacacaccatatcTGTGTGCTCAATGGAGTGATTTCTGTAAAAGTCTTAAGTTATGTATCAGGCAACAGAGAAAGAAACTTTTGAGGTTAGAGGGGTAAGGAAAAGATTGAAGTCCTCACCATGCTGGGAAGACCCTATTGCAGCCTCTATAGAACGCCAGGCTCAAATTAAATAccagatcattgtatcactgtcatcctattgctcattgatttgcttgagcgggcaccagtaacatctccattgtgagatttgttgttactgtttttggcatatcaaatatgccacaggtagctttccaggctctgccgtgcaggtgggatactcttggtagcttgccgggctctccgagaggggcagaggaatcaaacccaggttggccacatgcaaggcaacctattgccctacctactgtgctatcgctccagcccatataccaGATATACTAgaaaaaataccaaataaaaatgaCCTTTGTAAACCCCCTGACCCTCACTGCCAGGTTGACTACCACAGGGAATCTGAGAACCTCTAAGGAGATCTCTTCAAAAGAGTGGTATTGTGGAAGcatattttatgaacaacttGTCTAGGAATGCCTAGGAAAccattctctctgtttctctccaagAATCAGAGCAGCGGTTCTACTTCATGACTCTGTTGAGTACTTGGACAAAACAGTCTGAGAAATATCTCCCTTGCTAACCAATCTGAGAATTACTGAAACATACTATAAAGCATTATTAGGAAATATAATTTTCTGAGTGGAAGGCAGTCAGAGGATGGTGAAGGGAGAGTAGCTTTTGTGGTGAGAACTGTGTAACAATCTTATTTGTCAAGGGGtgtgaaatgataaaatttcCTATGAGTGAAAAGGGAAAGATGATTTCCCAGTAAAAGTCTGGTTAACGAATTATATGACTTCAAGATAACCCCTCCAGCCCAAATATCACTGCTCATTTGTAACTGAAACCTTGTTCATTTGTGGGGATGTGTCTCCAGGTCAGAGAAAGTGGAAATCTTAAGGTTGGCCCAGTCAAAGAAGAACATTAACATTCTGAACACAGACCTTGAAAGGGATATGCAGAAAATAGATGAAGCAAATCAAGAACTACTTCTGGCACTCCATGAGAAAGAAGATGAGATTCAAAGGTAAAACTTGAGATTTCATGTGAAAAGTTCCTAATATACAGGAAGTAGAAGGAGCAAATGAGATAAAAATTGAATTAGGTGGTTTGCTCTAGAGATCTTTACCTTTTATAACTAACATGTTATACTTCATCTTTGGACATTTCTCTGTGGCCCAAACTCTGTAATAATATAGAGCAAGCTTCAAATTGCCAAAAGACAGTGTGTTATTAGGGTTGTTGACTTGGGAATCAAGTAAATCTTACTGTTCCTGCCTAAGAAACTAGAAAAGAGGGGTTTCAAGTTTGATATTTATGTTGAGTGCCATCTGAAGTAGTATAGAAGGGATATGTGCATTTTATCTATTTGGAGATTACTGATTCCTCATAGTGTGTGTTTGTCCCATCTAGGCTGGAAAGTGAGATCACCCAGAGCAGCAACCTGGGAGAGGATGAGGAGTGGGAGAAGGAGAACTCGACCACCATAGAAAGGGAAAGAGCCTTGCAGGAGCTGGAAGAAGAAACAGCTAGACTTGTAAGAAAGAAACTGAGAGTCATTAGAAAAGTTATAGTTCTTATCCTGTTCTTCAGCAACAGACAGAGAAGCTCATTtcccattttaatatatatatataagaatagtCAACTTAAAAGTCAGGAGAATGTGTTCTTGCATGGAAAGGGAATTGTGGAGGGAAGCTTTATTTTGGTTATATTTGGTACAGTGTATGGACATCTCAATGCCTGGTTAGCACTATGCCTGGGCTGAAATCAAACCACTCATCTTTAGCTAACATTACTCTGTAGAGTTACTATAAGAAAATTTCACTGGGTAGAAATGGAGAACTACCAATTGATTAGAGATGGTGGTGCACAGATTACACTTACaggcaggttttttttctttaaataggaaaggaagaatgagACACTGGTCCACAGTATAGAAGAACTTCAAAGAAAGGTGGGTGAGGTCTTATATTCCTAAACCCAGATCTTCATGCACAATCTGTCATTTAAGAgacaagaaagggaaaaggaacatAAACTATGATTCTGAGAAGTCTTTTTGGGATCCAATATTCCTCTGCTTCCCTCTCTGAGGGCTGAGACTCCTGACTTAAATTCACAATTTTTCCTACAAGTGTTATGGCAAGAAGTATATGGAGTCTTCTGTGGTCATATAGGTTCTTTGTTCTATCACAAGAAAAGACATTCTAGTAGACACTCTGTTGAAGTGACTGACTGAGGCCTTTATGGTGAAAAGCCATTTACTTTCAACAGCTATTTTCCAAATTTCTTATTGTCAAGAATTTATGGTGAGATATTTTTTCTACCTCAACTATTGCTTATAACACAGCAAACTTACTATCATTGTCCTACTTTCTGTGCCGTGGTTACAGTCCTGAGTAACAGCACAAATTAGGGGTGCAGAGAAGTATTCCTGCTTTAAACAAACTCTTGCTTTGTGGTAAGACTCCTGAGAAAAAGATGGAGGGTAGGATAAAGGTGATTCCAGGGTCATCAAGTATCCGCCAAGGAACCATCTCATGACAGCGTTCATCAAGGCCAAGTTACAGGGTCCCAACAGAatgtttctttgtctttcatattttgatttgatatattttatgtgaattctatttttttatttgtactgTAGCTTACAAGGAAATCACAAAAGGCAACCAAGTGGGAACAAGGTAACTCAAAAAGTACACCAGAAGAGTCAAAGGTAAGCAAAAAAGCAATCTTAAATGGATTTGTGCTATGTGGTCAGGAATAAATCTTCCAAAGGAACCAACTCTCAAAGTTGGAATAAATTCTTCATAGTTTTAGCCCTAGCCAGGCATAAGCCTAGACAACTGAGTGTTGATTTCTCTGCCCTTTGGAAAGAATTTGACTCTGAAGTACCATGTGTATAGTTCTCTCATCAGGAAGAGCAGAATATAAATTCACAAGTGCATGCATAATTGAAGCTTCTTAAATTGTGGCCCCTATCTGTGGCCTGACATACAAAGTTAGACAGTTCAATCTTTCCAAGTTTCAGTTTGATAATTGAATGAAGTTTCacacttaaaatattctttacatATTTTTGGATAGCTAAACCTTCAAGTCAAAATCATAAACTGATATATTTTGTCTACTTGTTTTTGGtgctatactcagcagtgctcaggggttaggttagtcctggctttgcactccagaattactcctattggtgctcaggtgaccatatgggatgctggggatcaaacctacgttgactgcatgtaagacaagtaccttatccactgtaatatttctctggcctgTTAAAGTGATTATTATAAAGTCCAGCTGaagcacatatataaatttataaaggcAGAGTTAGGATTTATTACTCCTGTATGCTAAGCAATTTACATACTTTGTCATTGAATGAAATCCAGATTGTTCAATTCAGGTACTTCAATTTACCTCTAAGTCCTAAGGATGTCACACAGTGCTTAGCTTTGCTTTCCAGAGCTAAGAAATTAGGGTTATGACCCCAACCTCATctgatttaagaaaacaaaatcatagatttatttctttatgactcttgcatggcagagcctggcaagctacatggcatattctatatgccaaaaacagtaacaataatgggcctcattcccctgagcctgaatgcaagagggacaaatggagacattactggtacctactcgagtaaattgatgagcaacaggatgacagtgatatagtgatgcagtgatatttctttatattcaaaaGTATATAGTATTCTTATATGATGCTTTCTGTATAGTGTGTATTTGTCTTTGTCTGATTTTTATCCCTATTTCTTTAAATCCCTCAATTTACTGTAATTTCTTTAAATCCCACAATTTACTATCAAATGAAGCTTCTGAATATATGGACAAAAATAGCAATAGAATATGAAAGAATAGGGACTCACTCCTTTATCTTTTGCTGTCCAAGTAAGTATTGGTGCCAACACGCGCgcgcgggcacacacacacacacacacacacacacacacacacacatatgataaAGTCCAAAGTTACTTAGAAGACTTGTTTGGTCATGCTTATCCAGGAAACCAATCTGGAAATAAAGAAATCTAGAATGTATATGAAGTAACTGGTCAAGGACTGATTTTCTTCCAAGATCCCTTCTTCTGCCAAGAACAGGTTTTCTAACAAGAAATACCCCAGAATCTTAACAGTTACATCTTCCTAATCTGGTTATAGTCAGGTGGGCTGAGCTATTTATTTGACTATGGAGAGTCACAGACTTTTATAAGAACAGTAACTATTATTTTCCTGACAAAACTCACTCTAATCCCAATGTGTTTTATTAACCTTTGAATCATCTGTTCATCTACATGTTACATAAATGTTTGGGATAGCTTCTCTATGAAATAAAcatcatttgttttttctttttgggtcatacctagcgatgcacaagggtcactcctggctctgcactcaggaattacccctggcggtgctcaggggaccatatcggattctgggaatcgaacccagataggccgcgtgcaaggcaaatgccctgcctgctgtgctatcgctccaaccccaagatcATCAATTTTTAGCTTCTGTTGCTCTTACATGCTGATAATCATGTCAGTTTGATGGGGTTCCTGCTTCATCTTATGATTCAGACCAGCGTCTTGAAAGTATAATCCATAATACATTTGACTGTCTGGTTCTACACATAATTGACTGGAAAGGAAGGAACCATTTAAAAGTAGAAGTGTGAAATAATGGGATCTAGATGAAAGTAGaaacaaaagaagtgaaaggGATGGAAGAAAAAATGTTGTCGTGTATGACTTAGCTCTAAGAATATTCCAGATACCTCTATTCCATTCTTCCACCTGAGACTATAATCCCTACCCTTTTGCATGCCTATATAATTTCTCAACTAGTAGCTTCCTAACTAgttctttttttcaattcttaATCTACTTTCCACgcataaaaaaaagacatttaaaaaaataataaggcaaATTGTGTTTTTGCTATTAAACTCTCTTTTCAAACCTCTCACTACattttaaatagagaaaaaacTCTTCTTGGAAACACTGACTCATAAACTTATCTATATCTACCTTCCTAGAATACGTTTTGTCTACTACTTATCAGTCTCCTTTACACTCCAGTCACATAACTTCATTTACCAAGTCTGTGCTCTTTCACAGCATGGGTCCTTGTGTAATTTAGgaataatttctttcatattttcttatcttAGGTAATAGttatcatttagatttttttcatagcTCTGATTCTTTATCACACTTCCTTTTCCATTTCCTTCACTGCACTTATCATCCTCAGGTTGTtggttcgatatgccaaaaaagagtagcaacgagtctcacaatggagatgttactggtgcccgctcgagcaaatcgatgaacaacgagacaacagtgacaGATTAGTGACATGAGGCAGGGAGATTATCAAACTTGTAGACAACCGAATTCTCAGTAGTCTTACAAAACCAACTCATCTGTTCACATAGTGGTCAATATAGAATAGTCTTTCATCAGATGTTTAAGGCAGGAAAAATATAGGTAAAGGAACACAGGGAGGATTAATGGAGTGAGcaacaaatataaaagaaaaaaggaataaagttttccagatttttttctaataaaaatagctAAGTCACAACAAAGGTAAGAATCAAAATTTAGAAGTAAAAAGAAGCACTGATAAATATCAAAGTGTCAAGCTTGTAAAAGAACAGATTCACTGTATAggtaaggagtttgtcttgcattcagctgactctAGTCTAATCCCTGAccagatggtcctctgaccacAGCGGGAGAGCAGGAGAGCAACCCCCGATTATAGATCTAGAAATATCCTCCAATTTTCCCCCAtcaaaataaagaacaattttGCCCAGCAGTTGCAAAGGACAATAGATGGTGTGTTTTCATCATCAAAAAGACATCTGAGAGGTAGGGGAGGTAGCTCAAATGGTAAAGCATGTGCAAGGGAATATTGGGTTTCATGCCTGGGACCTCACGAATTTATGGCACCATTAAACCTAAGCAGCATTGCACTATGGggccaagcattgctgggagagGCCCAAACCCTCCAGAAGACACCAGGTATTATAGTCAATACACTTCAACTGACTCTGAGGTTATCTTTGAGCCTTTTTGAGCTGATATACCAGACTGAAGTCATATATTGTTTTTGAATTAATGAATTTTGGGGAGTCTCCTTCCCTTTTACAGGCTAAGTTACAACAACTGGAAGCTTCCTGCGCAGACCGAGAGAAGGAGCTGAGCAAGGTAACAACAGTAACTTCAATGTTATTtcttcaaaggaaaagaaatgtggTCCTCAGTCagaaaatttattacatttctcTAAATCACTGCATTATAATAA
This region includes:
- the TMCO5A gene encoding transmembrane and coiled-coil domain-containing protein 5A, translating into MEEHTEDQLDYESEKVEILRLAQSKKNINILNTDLERDMQKIDEANQELLLALHEKEDEIQRLESEITQSSNLGEDEEWEKENSTTIERERALQELEEETARLERKNETLVHSIEELQRKLTRKSQKATKWEQGNSKSTPEESKAKLQQLEASCADREKELSKVMEDYAFVAQLCEDQALCIKKYQETLKKIEEELETRFLEKEVSKVLSIESARNLQNNSKNIKNKSLLKKTTLFFIRIFRYLFFTTLFFIRLLGYLIFHISFINPDFLVNILPKILSRDMLWRLRSFLFPSLTLDTEDMLPH